Part of the Mycolicibacterium mengxianglii genome is shown below.
GGGGAGGCATTCGCAGAGATCGCTCACGGCACCGCAGCCGACGTCGATCGTGCAGTAGCCGCCGCGCACGCTGCATTTCCCGACTGGGCCCGGACACCGGTGGGCGAGCGGGCCCGGGCGTTCCTCAAGCTCGCCGACCGCATCGAAGAAGACCAGCGCACACTCGCCGAAATCGAATCGCAGAACGTCGGTAAACCGATCGGGCTGGCACTCGAAGAGATGGAGATGATTCCCGATCATCTGCGGTTCTTCGCCGGCGGCGCCCGCACCATGGAAGGTCGCGCAGCGGCCGAGTTCGTCCGGGGCAAGACCAGCATCATCCGCCGCGACCCGTTGGGTGTTGTCGGTTCTGTGGCCCCCTGGAACTACCCGCTGCTGATGGCGATCTGGAAGATCTCCCCGGCGCTGCTGACCGGAAACACGCTGGTGCTCAAACCCTCTGAGCACACCCCCTTCTCCGTTCTGCGCCTCGCCGAGCTGGCACAAGACCTGTTCCCCGCCGGTGTGTTCAACGTCGTCACCGGCGACGGGAAAGACGTCGGCGCCAGGCTCGTCGCCCATCCGACCGTGCGGATGTCTTCGCTGACCGGATCGGTGGAGACCGGGCGCGCCTTGATGCACGCCTCTGCTGATTCCAACCTCAAGCGGTTGCATCTGGAACTCGGCGGCAAGGCGCCGGTCCTGGTGTACTCCGACGCCGACGTTTCACTGGCCGTCGCCAAGATCATGGAAGGCGCGTTCTGCAACTCCGGTCAGGACTGTATGGCGGCTTCGCGGTTGTACGTCCACGATGCGGTACACGACGATCTGGTGTCCGGTCTCGAAAAGGCGGTCAAAGAACTCGATCTCGGGGACATCGCCAGCGAGGACACCTCCATGGGCCCGGTGATCACCGCCGCCCACCGGGATCGAGTCGAGGGCTTCGTGGCCCGCGCGAAGGCGACAGGCCACACCGAGCTGATCCAGGGCGACAACCCCGGCACCGGTTTCTACACCGCCCCCACTGTCGTCGTCGGGGCCCGTCAGGGCGACGAGATCGTCAGCACCGAGGTGTTCGGACCGGTCACCTCGGTGACCAGATTCGGCGATAACGACGATGTCATCGCCTGGGCCAACGACACCGAATACGGTCTCGCGGCGTCGGTGTTCACCAATGACCTCGCGCGGGCGATGACAGCGGCCAGTGATCTCCAGTTCGGTACGGTCTGGATCAACGATCATCTGCCCGTCACTCCCGAGATGCCGCACGGCGGCTTCAAGCAGTCCGGCAACGGCAAAGACATGTCGGTGTACGCGCTCGAGGAGTACACCGAGGTCAAGCACGTGATGATCAACCGTGAGAGCGCCTGACATGGCAGTGAGTGCGGTGAACATGTTCCGGCTGAGGCCCGGCGTCAGCAGCGACGAGTTCGAGAAGTTCTCGGTGGAACTGGACCGGCCGACGTGTCTTGCCTTGGACGTCGTTCTCGACTTCGACGTCTACCTGGTGCATGACGCCGGCCTTTCCGGGTTCGACGTGATCGAGGTGATGACGGTGGCGTCATGGCCGGAATGGGAACGGGTGCGCGACCACGCACCCGAACTCGAGGCAGTAGTACAACGATTCGACCAACTCGTCGAGCCCGGCAGCGTCACCACCGTGCTCACCCGTAATTCGCCTTTGCCACAGGAGATCTGACATGTCGACAACACCGGACTACGACGCCATCGTGATCGGCGCCGGGCACAACGGACTGGTCACCGCGAACTATCTCGCCCGCGCCGGTAAGCGCGTACTGGTTCTCGAGGCGCGCTCCGTCGTCGGCGGCGCCTGTGTGACCGAGGAACTCATCCCCGGCTCGAAGTGGTCCTCGTGCGCGTTCATCGCCGGCCTGTTACGGCCGGAAATCATCGAGGAACTGGAACTGAAGAAGTTCGGCCTGAACCTCTACCAGGGTGATGCACTGTCGTTCAGCCTCTTTCGCGACGGCAGCTCGTTCACCATGTGGAAAGAGACCGACCGCACTCTTCGTGAGCTCGAGAAGATCAACAAGAAGGACGCACAGGCCTTCCTCGATTTCGGAGTGCGGCTTCAACGTTTCGCCGGACTGGTCACGCCCTACCTGCTCACCTCGCCGCCGGAGCGATCGGAAGTGCTCGCCGCCTTCGAGGCCGCCGGGGAACAGACGTTGTTCGACGAGTTCACCCTGTTGTCGGTCCGCGATCTCCTGGACCGCTACTTCGAGGACGAACGGCTCAAGAGCATGCTGACCTTCTTCGGGATGGTCTCGATCTTCGGCGGGCCGTCCACCCCGGGAACGGCCTACACGTACGGCCACCACTCCTGGGGTGAGTTCAACGGCGCCTTCGGTCAATTCGGCCTGGCCCGCGGTGGAATGGGTGCGATCAGCGAGGCGCTCGCCGCCGGCGCCCGCCATCATGGGGCGACCATCCGCACATCGTCGCCCGTTGACAAGGTAGTGGTCGAGCGGGGCGTGGCCACCGGCGTCCGACTGCAGGACGGCACGGTCATCACCGCGCGGCAGGTGTTCTCCAACGCCGACCCGAAGCGCTCCCTGCTGCGGTTCGTCGAACCCGGTGTGCTGCCGTCCAGGCTGGTGCGCGATGTGGAGAACATCGACACCAGGGGCTCGATGGCCAGGATTCATCTTCTGATCGACGAACTGCCGCAATATCTTCCGTTCTCCGATGCTGCCGCCGGCCCGCAACATCACGGGCACCAGCTGCTCGGACCCAGCCGGGAGGCCTTCGAGGAGGCCGCCGAGGCACAACGCCGCGGGACCTTCCCGAGCACCTTCGTCATCGAGGCCGTCACGCAGTCCGTCACCGACGACACCTTGGCGCCCGCGGGGCTGCACACCATGTCACTGGGGATACAACAACTCCCCTCTGAGCTCACCGGAACGACGTGGGCGGCAGAGAAGGACAAGTGGGCTGACCTGGTTCTCGAGGATCTCTTCACCTATGCGCCCAATCTGCGTGACCACATCGTCGATCGGGTGGTCATCACACCCGACGATCTCGACAGCGAGTACCTGATCACCGACGGGAACATCTTCCACGGCAGCATGATGCTCGACCAGCTGTTCGGAGCTCGACCGATCCCGGAGTTGGCGAACTACCGGACACCGGTGAGCAATTACTACCTGTGCGGGTCCGGCACCCACCCCGGCGGTGGCGTGATGGGCGCCAACGGTCACAACGCAGCCAAGGTGGCGTTGGCAGATGCAGCAGGCGTCACCACGCCGGATCGCCCCGGGACGCAGCAACCGCGCGGCGAGAAACAGCCGTGGCAGCAGCGCCTCGTCGGTGCCCTGATGGCCACCAGATCCGGCAGGTGGGTGGGCTACCACGCCGCTCGCCAACCTGCGTTGCGCAGGATCACCGCTTACGCCGCCCGCGTTCGCTAGCGGCCGACACCACCGAAATCGAAGGAGGATGATCCGTGGCACCATCGCCGGGCGGATTGCGAAGCGCCAAATGGTTTGCCGGGCAGGATGTTCCCGGGTTTGTTCACCGCTCCGCCATGCGGGCGTCCGGTTTCTCCCGGATGGCGTTCGAGGGCCGCCCGATCGTCGGGATCTGCAACTCGTGGTCTGAAGTGGTCAACTGCAACATGCATTTCCGCGGCATGGCCGATGCGGTCCGCCGGGGCGTTCTGACAGCAGGTGGGTTCCCTCTCGAGTTCCCCACCATTTCGCTGGGTGAGCAGCTGATGAAACCGACCACCATGCTGTTCCGCAACCTCATGGCCATGGATGTCGAAGAGTCCATCCGGGCATATCCGTTCGACTCCGTAGTCCTGTTGGGTGGCTGCGACAAGACGGTACCGGCGCAGCTCATGGGCGCTGCCAGCGCGGACGTCCCGGCCATCATGCTCACCGGCGGACCGGCCGCGCCGGCGGTGTTCCGGGGCAAACAAATCGGCGTAGGCACCGACCTCTGGGAGTACATCGACGACGTTCGCGCCGGACGGATGTCGATGGCCGACTACGAGAAACTCGAGGCCGCCGCCGGCCCGTCGCGGGGCCACTGCCCGGAGATGGGGACCGCGTCCACGATGGCCACACTTGTCGAAGGCCTCGGCATGACGTTGCCGGGGACGGCGGCGGTGCCGGCGATGGACTCACGCAGACTCCAGGTAGCCGAAGAGTGCGGAGCCCGGGCCGTCGGACTGGCCACCGAGGGACTGCGCCCGTCGCACATCATGACGGCCGAGGCCTTCGACAACGCGATCACACTGATGCTGGCGGTCGGGGGGTCCACCAATGCCATCGTGCATCTGCTGGCCATTGCCGGCCGAGTCGGGATCCCGTTGCACCTGGATCGCTTCCACGAACTCTCTGCGCGCACACCATTGGTGGTCAACGTGCGGCCGGCAGGAGAGCACCTGGTCGAGCAGGTCTTCCATGCCGGTGGGATACCGGCAGTCATGAAGGCCGTCGAGGATTTACTCCACCCCGATGCCTTGACGGTCACCGGGAAAACCGTCGCCGACAACCTCCCCACCACTGCGGCAACCGATACGTCCGTCATCGCCGCCCTGGACTCACCGTTCCAGCCACCGAACGGCCTGGCAGTCGTCCGCGGCAACCTCGCCCCCGACGGTGCCGTGATCAAGTGCAGCGCCGCCAGTCCCGAACTGCTGGTGCACCAGGGCCCCGCGGTCGTCTTCGAGAACATGAAGGACCTGATGGCGCGGTTCGACGACCCGGATCTCGACGTGACACCGGACTCTGTGCTCGTCCTGCGATCGGCGGGCCCACGGGGCGCTCCCGGGATGCCTGAATGGGGGCAACTGCCGATTCCCAGCAAGCTGCTCCGGCAGGGCGTCACCGACATGGTCCGCATCTCCGATGCCCGGATGAGCGGAACGGCCTACGGAACCTGCGTGCTGCACGTGAGCCCGGAATCGGCCGCGGGTGGTCCCCTGGGGTTGGTGCGTGACGGCGACATCATCAGCCTCGACGCTCGTGCGGGCAGGCTCGACATGCTGGTCAGCGACGACGAATTGACCACTCGCCGAACAGAGTTCAGATCGCAGCCGCCACACGCGATCGCTGCGCGTGGTTATACCGCGATGTATGTGGACCGGGTACTCCAAGCGGACCGAGGATGCGATTTCGACTTCCTGGTCGGACGCTCGCAGCGCCCGGAGGACGAACCGGACGCCATCTTCGAAGGCTGGGTCGGCGGCTGGTGACATCGCCACCCACCGGCAGCCACCCACAGGCAGCCACCCACCGGCAGCCACCTACCGGCAGCTCTACTCCGGAAGCCGAAGCTCGGGCTTTTCGACCTCTTCGATGTTGACGTCCTTGAATGTGATGACGCGCACCTGTTTGACGAACCGGGCCGGCCGGTACATGTCCCATACCCAGGCGTCGGCCAACCGCAGCTCGAAGTAGACCTCGCCGTCGGAGTTGCGCGGGATCAGTTCGACGCTGTTGGCGAGGTAGAACCGGCGCTCGGTCTCCACCACGTAGCTGAACTGACCGACGATGTCTTTGTATTCGCGGTACAGCGAGAGCTCCATCTCGGTCTCATACTTTTCGAGATCCTCAGCGCTCATCGGGCCAGCTGTCCTTCATGTCGGTCGGTTCCCCTCATATTGTCCTACCCCAGATCGCTGTGCTGCTCCAGCACAGGATCGTCCACTTCGCCGGAACTCAACTCCGTCACCAACCGGGTGCCGG
Proteins encoded:
- a CDS encoding phytoene desaturase family protein; amino-acid sequence: MSTTPDYDAIVIGAGHNGLVTANYLARAGKRVLVLEARSVVGGACVTEELIPGSKWSSCAFIAGLLRPEIIEELELKKFGLNLYQGDALSFSLFRDGSSFTMWKETDRTLRELEKINKKDAQAFLDFGVRLQRFAGLVTPYLLTSPPERSEVLAAFEAAGEQTLFDEFTLLSVRDLLDRYFEDERLKSMLTFFGMVSIFGGPSTPGTAYTYGHHSWGEFNGAFGQFGLARGGMGAISEALAAGARHHGATIRTSSPVDKVVVERGVATGVRLQDGTVITARQVFSNADPKRSLLRFVEPGVLPSRLVRDVENIDTRGSMARIHLLIDELPQYLPFSDAAAGPQHHGHQLLGPSREAFEEAAEAQRRGTFPSTFVIEAVTQSVTDDTLAPAGLHTMSLGIQQLPSELTGTTWAAEKDKWADLVLEDLFTYAPNLRDHIVDRVVITPDDLDSEYLITDGNIFHGSMMLDQLFGARPIPELANYRTPVSNYYLCGSGTHPGGGVMGANGHNAAKVALADAAGVTTPDRPGTQQPRGEKQPWQQRLVGALMATRSGRWVGYHAARQPALRRITAYAARVR
- a CDS encoding aminobutyraldehyde dehydrogenase gives rise to the protein MTFHRKMFIDGSWTDASGGAVDQVPAPATGEAFAEIAHGTAADVDRAVAAAHAAFPDWARTPVGERARAFLKLADRIEEDQRTLAEIESQNVGKPIGLALEEMEMIPDHLRFFAGGARTMEGRAAAEFVRGKTSIIRRDPLGVVGSVAPWNYPLLMAIWKISPALLTGNTLVLKPSEHTPFSVLRLAELAQDLFPAGVFNVVTGDGKDVGARLVAHPTVRMSSLTGSVETGRALMHASADSNLKRLHLELGGKAPVLVYSDADVSLAVAKIMEGAFCNSGQDCMAASRLYVHDAVHDDLVSGLEKAVKELDLGDIASEDTSMGPVITAAHRDRVEGFVARAKATGHTELIQGDNPGTGFYTAPTVVVGARQGDEIVSTEVFGPVTSVTRFGDNDDVIAWANDTEYGLAASVFTNDLARAMTAASDLQFGTVWINDHLPVTPEMPHGGFKQSGNGKDMSVYALEEYTEVKHVMINRESA
- a CDS encoding dihydroxy-acid dehydratase yields the protein MAPSPGGLRSAKWFAGQDVPGFVHRSAMRASGFSRMAFEGRPIVGICNSWSEVVNCNMHFRGMADAVRRGVLTAGGFPLEFPTISLGEQLMKPTTMLFRNLMAMDVEESIRAYPFDSVVLLGGCDKTVPAQLMGAASADVPAIMLTGGPAAPAVFRGKQIGVGTDLWEYIDDVRAGRMSMADYEKLEAAAGPSRGHCPEMGTASTMATLVEGLGMTLPGTAAVPAMDSRRLQVAEECGARAVGLATEGLRPSHIMTAEAFDNAITLMLAVGGSTNAIVHLLAIAGRVGIPLHLDRFHELSARTPLVVNVRPAGEHLVEQVFHAGGIPAVMKAVEDLLHPDALTVTGKTVADNLPTTAATDTSVIAALDSPFQPPNGLAVVRGNLAPDGAVIKCSAASPELLVHQGPAVVFENMKDLMARFDDPDLDVTPDSVLVLRSAGPRGAPGMPEWGQLPIPSKLLRQGVTDMVRISDARMSGTAYGTCVLHVSPESAAGGPLGLVRDGDIISLDARAGRLDMLVSDDELTTRRTEFRSQPPHAIAARGYTAMYVDRVLQADRGCDFDFLVGRSQRPEDEPDAIFEGWVGGW
- a CDS encoding DUF2469 domain-containing protein, with product MSAEDLEKYETEMELSLYREYKDIVGQFSYVVETERRFYLANSVELIPRNSDGEVYFELRLADAWVWDMYRPARFVKQVRVITFKDVNIEEVEKPELRLPE